In Leptidea sinapis chromosome 40, ilLepSina1.1, whole genome shotgun sequence, one DNA window encodes the following:
- the LOC126976259 gene encoding piggyBac transposable element-derived protein 4-like isoform X2, whose amino-acid sequence MSESQKYKHGGQSTSGEASQFQPDYKEERPIGAFPADSRQEIMDRKRKAQLERMLLPDAPPRKRRSKKASPDRDPCLMIDVCPREPQPSTSGVTRSSDLHSAEPEPPTSSVTSPVGTNDYNFDPEVEECLRLSNFSDENDDLSSDCLLQDPTFMTNGRNALTEPGCVSDLSAFQAEVLRTEDEASDRALRDIVPEDCYSFNWNKDRNSFKGQREVFTETHGPTFQITNQTRPIDIFYKMFDDDFLDLLCIETNRYAVQKIAMLQEQNKLSSFSRLQRWTPTNRDEMIIFLAIIILQGLYPLPEEEAFFKFNGFGTMPFFGKIMSFNRYFLLKSMLHFVDNQTLQDTTKICKIRPVVDYFNKKFSGLYVPSQEIAIDESLLKWHGRLSFAQKITSKAAKVGIKTYELCESSSGYLWKFFVYTGKEKLTSTTVDKNIQIGQPDEELTIYRSGDYETNDWLDGDTSIVLTDTTDIQPIDRPTNATAKIVYTLIEPLLNRGYTLVMDNFYNSPLLLRFLKKQKTDCYGTLRLNREFVPETIKTLTKTDLRHGEAVASYCSDLSVLVWRDANLVSMISTFHNLQIGTSDKYNRLTYKPSIVLDYNKTMGGIDRKDQFLFAQPIERLRNKIWFKKLFRRLYNSALFNCFVIFSGVHQNISHRKFRTVLAEELLLRHRHIDLTTEYRLFSVRARSAQVTSKVRSNLRHRTQSRPTVDSNHFPIRTGSKYTVCCMCPKKSRTIWKCEECDVNLCIEDCFKLYHKP is encoded by the exons at GtctgaaagtcaaaaatataaGCATGGTGGCCAAAGCACAAGTGGTGAAGCGTCACAGTTTCAACC aGACTATAAAGAGGAGCGCCCAATTGGCGCGTTTCCGGCTGATTCTCGACAAGAGATTATGGATCGTAAGCGGAAGGCTCAATTGGAGCGTATGCTCCTACCGGATGCGCCTCCGCGTAAACGACGCTCaaa AAAAGCATCTCCTGACCGAGATCCTTGTTTAATGATAGATGTGTGTCCTCGAGAACCACAACCATCAACGTCTGGTGTGACGCGATCTAGCG ATCTCCATTCTGCAGAACCTGAGCCGCCAACGTCTAGTGTGACATCTCCAGTCG GTACCAATGACTATAATTTCGATCCTGAAGTGGAAGAATGTTTACGACTGAGTAACTTTAGTGATGAAAATGACGACCTTAGTTCAGACTGCTTACTTCAAGACCCTACTTTCATGACTAATGGACGTAACGCTTTGACTGAACCCGGATGTGTTAGTGACTTGAGCGCTTTCCAAGCGGAAGTTTTACGGACTGAAGATGAAGCCAGTGACCGGGCACTACGCGATATTGTACCAGAGGACTGTTATTCCTTTAACTGGAATAAAGACAGAAATAGTTTTAAAGGACAACGTGAAGTATTTACTGAGACACACGGACCAACTTTTCAGATTACTAACCAGACTCGACCTATTGACATTTTTTACAAGATGTTTGACGATGATTTCTTAGATCTTTTGTGCATAGAGACTAACAGATACGCTGTGCAGAAGATAGCTATGCTGCAAGAGCAGAATAAGCTATCAAGTTTCTCACGACTTCAACGATGGACACCTACAAACAGAGACGAAATGATAATCTTTTTAGCAATAATTATCTTGCAAGGTCTATATCCCTTGCCAGAGGAAGaggccttttttaaatttaatgggTTCGGCACTATGCCATTCTTTGGCAAAATTATGTCATTCAATAGATATTTTTTGCTAAAATCAATGCTTCATTTTGTTGATAATCAGACTTTACAGGACACGactaaaatatgtaaaatacgGCCCGTTGTTGACTACTTCAACAAAAAGTTTTCCGGTTTGTATGTGCCTTCACAAGAGATAGCCATTGATGAATCCCTTCTCAAATGGCATGGCCGACTGAGCTTCGctcaaaaaattacatcaaAGGCTGCGAAAGTGGGGATCAAAACGTACGAGTTGTGTGAATCTTCCAGTGGCTATCTCTGGAAGTTCTTTGTATACACTGGAAAAGAAAAACTCACAAGTACTACTGTTGACAAGAACATTCAAATTGGACAACCGGATGAGGAACTGACAATTTACAGATCTGGTGACTATGAGACTAACGACTGGCTTGACGGTGACACATCTATTGTTTTAACCGACACAACTGACATACAACCGATTGACCGTCCAACCAACGCTACTGCAAAAATTGTGTACACCTTGATTGAGCCGCTGCTTAACCGTGGGTACACATTAGTGAtggataatttttataatagtcCATTACTGCTCCGATTTCTGAAGAAACAAAAGACTGATTGTTACGGGACATTACGACTTAACCGAGAATTTGTACCTGAAACAATTAAAACCCTTACAAAGACTGATCTTCGACATGGTGAAGCAGTCGCTTCGTACTGTTCTGACTTATCGGTTTTGGTATGGCGAGATGCTAACCTCGTTAGTATGATCTCGACATTCCATAATCTTCAAATTGGGACTTCTGACAAATATAATCGACTGACCTATAAACCAAGTATTGTACTGGATTATAACAAGACCATGGGAGGAATTGACAGAAAGGATCAATTCCTGTTTGCGCAGCCTATCGAACGTCTCAGGAATAAGATCTGGTTCAAAAAACTCTTCCGTCGATTGTACAATTCTGCACTTTTTAACTGCTTTGTGATATTTTCTGGAGTTCACCAAAACATTTCGCATCGCAAATTCAGAACTGTATTGGCAGAAGAATTGCTGTTACGACACAGACATATAGACTTGACTACTGAATATCGACTTTTTAGTGTTCGGGCAAGGTCTGCACAGGTTACATCGAAGGTGCGAAGTAATTTACGACATAGGACACAGTCTAGACCGACGGTTGACAGCAATCACTTCCCAATTCGGACAGGGTCGAAATACACCGTGTGCTGTATGTGTCCAAAGAAGTCTAGGACAATTTGGAAATGTGAGGAGTGTGATGTGAACTTGTGCATTGAGGACTGTTTCAAGTTGTACCACAAGCCTTAA
- the LOC126976259 gene encoding piggyBac transposable element-derived protein 4-like isoform X1 — translation MSESQKYKHGGQSTSGEASQFQPRRGHGRGRGCKRRQLDYKEERPIGAFPADSRQEIMDRKRKAQLERMLLPDAPPRKRRSKKASPDRDPCLMIDVCPREPQPSTSGVTRSSDLHSAEPEPPTSSVTSPVGTNDYNFDPEVEECLRLSNFSDENDDLSSDCLLQDPTFMTNGRNALTEPGCVSDLSAFQAEVLRTEDEASDRALRDIVPEDCYSFNWNKDRNSFKGQREVFTETHGPTFQITNQTRPIDIFYKMFDDDFLDLLCIETNRYAVQKIAMLQEQNKLSSFSRLQRWTPTNRDEMIIFLAIIILQGLYPLPEEEAFFKFNGFGTMPFFGKIMSFNRYFLLKSMLHFVDNQTLQDTTKICKIRPVVDYFNKKFSGLYVPSQEIAIDESLLKWHGRLSFAQKITSKAAKVGIKTYELCESSSGYLWKFFVYTGKEKLTSTTVDKNIQIGQPDEELTIYRSGDYETNDWLDGDTSIVLTDTTDIQPIDRPTNATAKIVYTLIEPLLNRGYTLVMDNFYNSPLLLRFLKKQKTDCYGTLRLNREFVPETIKTLTKTDLRHGEAVASYCSDLSVLVWRDANLVSMISTFHNLQIGTSDKYNRLTYKPSIVLDYNKTMGGIDRKDQFLFAQPIERLRNKIWFKKLFRRLYNSALFNCFVIFSGVHQNISHRKFRTVLAEELLLRHRHIDLTTEYRLFSVRARSAQVTSKVRSNLRHRTQSRPTVDSNHFPIRTGSKYTVCCMCPKKSRTIWKCEECDVNLCIEDCFKLYHKP, via the exons at GtctgaaagtcaaaaatataaGCATGGTGGCCAAAGCACAAGTGGTGAAGCGTCACAGTTTCAACC gAGGCGAGGACATGGAAGAGGGCGAGGCTGTAAGAGAAGGCAATT aGACTATAAAGAGGAGCGCCCAATTGGCGCGTTTCCGGCTGATTCTCGACAAGAGATTATGGATCGTAAGCGGAAGGCTCAATTGGAGCGTATGCTCCTACCGGATGCGCCTCCGCGTAAACGACGCTCaaa AAAAGCATCTCCTGACCGAGATCCTTGTTTAATGATAGATGTGTGTCCTCGAGAACCACAACCATCAACGTCTGGTGTGACGCGATCTAGCG ATCTCCATTCTGCAGAACCTGAGCCGCCAACGTCTAGTGTGACATCTCCAGTCG GTACCAATGACTATAATTTCGATCCTGAAGTGGAAGAATGTTTACGACTGAGTAACTTTAGTGATGAAAATGACGACCTTAGTTCAGACTGCTTACTTCAAGACCCTACTTTCATGACTAATGGACGTAACGCTTTGACTGAACCCGGATGTGTTAGTGACTTGAGCGCTTTCCAAGCGGAAGTTTTACGGACTGAAGATGAAGCCAGTGACCGGGCACTACGCGATATTGTACCAGAGGACTGTTATTCCTTTAACTGGAATAAAGACAGAAATAGTTTTAAAGGACAACGTGAAGTATTTACTGAGACACACGGACCAACTTTTCAGATTACTAACCAGACTCGACCTATTGACATTTTTTACAAGATGTTTGACGATGATTTCTTAGATCTTTTGTGCATAGAGACTAACAGATACGCTGTGCAGAAGATAGCTATGCTGCAAGAGCAGAATAAGCTATCAAGTTTCTCACGACTTCAACGATGGACACCTACAAACAGAGACGAAATGATAATCTTTTTAGCAATAATTATCTTGCAAGGTCTATATCCCTTGCCAGAGGAAGaggccttttttaaatttaatgggTTCGGCACTATGCCATTCTTTGGCAAAATTATGTCATTCAATAGATATTTTTTGCTAAAATCAATGCTTCATTTTGTTGATAATCAGACTTTACAGGACACGactaaaatatgtaaaatacgGCCCGTTGTTGACTACTTCAACAAAAAGTTTTCCGGTTTGTATGTGCCTTCACAAGAGATAGCCATTGATGAATCCCTTCTCAAATGGCATGGCCGACTGAGCTTCGctcaaaaaattacatcaaAGGCTGCGAAAGTGGGGATCAAAACGTACGAGTTGTGTGAATCTTCCAGTGGCTATCTCTGGAAGTTCTTTGTATACACTGGAAAAGAAAAACTCACAAGTACTACTGTTGACAAGAACATTCAAATTGGACAACCGGATGAGGAACTGACAATTTACAGATCTGGTGACTATGAGACTAACGACTGGCTTGACGGTGACACATCTATTGTTTTAACCGACACAACTGACATACAACCGATTGACCGTCCAACCAACGCTACTGCAAAAATTGTGTACACCTTGATTGAGCCGCTGCTTAACCGTGGGTACACATTAGTGAtggataatttttataatagtcCATTACTGCTCCGATTTCTGAAGAAACAAAAGACTGATTGTTACGGGACATTACGACTTAACCGAGAATTTGTACCTGAAACAATTAAAACCCTTACAAAGACTGATCTTCGACATGGTGAAGCAGTCGCTTCGTACTGTTCTGACTTATCGGTTTTGGTATGGCGAGATGCTAACCTCGTTAGTATGATCTCGACATTCCATAATCTTCAAATTGGGACTTCTGACAAATATAATCGACTGACCTATAAACCAAGTATTGTACTGGATTATAACAAGACCATGGGAGGAATTGACAGAAAGGATCAATTCCTGTTTGCGCAGCCTATCGAACGTCTCAGGAATAAGATCTGGTTCAAAAAACTCTTCCGTCGATTGTACAATTCTGCACTTTTTAACTGCTTTGTGATATTTTCTGGAGTTCACCAAAACATTTCGCATCGCAAATTCAGAACTGTATTGGCAGAAGAATTGCTGTTACGACACAGACATATAGACTTGACTACTGAATATCGACTTTTTAGTGTTCGGGCAAGGTCTGCACAGGTTACATCGAAGGTGCGAAGTAATTTACGACATAGGACACAGTCTAGACCGACGGTTGACAGCAATCACTTCCCAATTCGGACAGGGTCGAAATACACCGTGTGCTGTATGTGTCCAAAGAAGTCTAGGACAATTTGGAAATGTGAGGAGTGTGATGTGAACTTGTGCATTGAGGACTGTTTCAAGTTGTACCACAAGCCTTAA